One window of the Sander lucioperca isolate FBNREF2018 chromosome 5, SLUC_FBN_1.2, whole genome shotgun sequence genome contains the following:
- the LOC116047594 gene encoding extracellular calcium-sensing receptor-like, whose translation MLGVTPWSCPEDFWSSPQRDHCVPKKTEFLSYQEPLGICLTTASLLGTFICAFGISFVLCVSCILVKTMVVLAVFKASQPGGGASLKWFGAVQQRGTVLVLTSIQATICTTWLVSFSPVPYKNTQYYNDKIVYECVVGSTIGFAVLLGYISLLAILSFLLAFLARNLPDNFNEAKLITFSMLIFCAVWVAFVPAYVNSPGKYADAVEVFAILASSFGLLVALFGPKCYIILLRPERNTKKAIMGRGTTKS comes from the exons ATGCTGGGTGTG ACTCCATGGAGTTGTCCAGAGGATTTCTGGTCGAGCCCCCAGCGTGACCACTGTGTTCCTAAGAAAACTGAGTTCCTCTCCTATCAAGAGCCTCTGGGTATCTGCTTGACAACCGCCTCATTGCTGGGCACATTTATCTGTGCATTTGGGATCAGCTTTGTACTTTGTGTGTCATGCATCCTGGTTAAAACCATGGTGGTTCTGGCAGTGTTCAAGGCCTCCCAGCCAGGAGGAGGAGCCAGCCTGAAGTGGTTTGGTGCTGTGCAGCAGAGAGGGACAGTTCTGGTTCTTACTTCTATTCAAGCAACAATTTGCACTACCTGGCTTGTCTCCTTCTCACCAGTGCCTTATAAAAACACTCAATACTACAATGATAAGatagtgtatgaatgtgtagtCGGTTCTACAATTGGTTTTGCAGTGTTATTGGGTTACATTAGTTTACTTGCTATCCTCAGCTTCCTGTTAGCATTTCTGGCAAGGAATCTACCAGACAACTTCAATGAGGCCAAGCTCATCACTTTTAGCATGCTGATCTTCTGTGCTGTGTGGGTTGCCTTTGTTCCTGCTTATGTCAATTCTCCTGGCAAATATGCAGATGCAGTGGAGGTATTTGCCATCCTGGCCTCAAGTTTTGGCCTTTTAGTGGCACTGTTTGGACCCAAATGTTACATAATCCTGCTGAGACCTGagagaaacacaaagaaagctatCATGGGTCGAGGTACCACAAAGTCATAA
- the LOC116047593 gene encoding extracellular calcium-sensing receptor-like, with translation MHKPGDVILGGLFEVHYTSVFPELTFTSEPNQLNCQGFDPPGFRHAMTMAFAIDEINKNSNLLPNVTLGYSLYDNCATLVIGLSAALSLASGQEEQFLPQENCLGTPPVLGIVGDSFSTFSIATSDVIGLFKLPIVSYFATCSCLSDRRRFPSFFRTIPSDAFQVRAMIQILKRFGWTWAGLLVSDDDYGRYVARSFQSDLVQSGGGCLAYLEILPWGDNPAELKRIVEVMKKSTARVVIVFAHQIHMIQLMEEVVRQNVTGLQWMASEAWTAAAVLQTPHLMPYLGGTLGIAIRRGEIPGLREFLLGILPELHDKIHGNSMVRQFWEYTFHCRFAPPPLGWVEAGEELCTGQEDLENVETEFLDVSNLRPEYNIYKAVYALAYAIDDMLRCVPGRGPFSGHSCATLQRLEPWQLMFYLEKVNFTTPFGDQVSFDENGDALPIYDIMNWLWLPDGRTKVQSVGIVKKSATKGEELTLDENKIFWNFDSKQSPQSVCSESCPPGTRMARKKGQPVCCFDCVPCSDGKFSNATDSMECSSCPEDFWSNAQRDHCVPKITEFLSYQEPLGICLTTASLLGTFICAVVLGIFIYHRSTPMVRANNSELSFLLLVSLKLCFLCSLLFIGRPRLWTCQLRHAAFGISFVLCVSCILVKTMVVLAVFKASQPGGGASLKWFGVLQQRGTVLVLTSIQAAICTAWLVSSSPAPHKNTQYHNDKIVYECVVGSTVGFAVLLGYIGLLAILSFLLAFLARNLPDNFNEAKLITFSMLIFCAVWVAFVPAYVNSPGKYADAVEVFAILASSFGLLVALFGPKCYIILLRPEMNTKKAIMGRGTTKT, from the exons ATGCACAAGCCTGGTGATGTTATTCTGGGTGGGCTGTTTGAGGTCCATTACACCTCTGTCTTCCCTGAGCTGACATTCACCTCAGAACCAAATCAGCTCAACTGCCAAGG CTTTGACCCTCCAGGGTTCAGGCATGCCATGACCATGGCCTTTGCTATTGATGAGATAAACAAAAACTCCAACCTGCTACCTAATGTGACTCTGGGATACAGTCTTTATGACAACTGTGCTACACTTGTAATTGGATTAAGTGCTGCATTGTCATTAGCCAGTGGTCAAGAAGAGCAGTTTCTGCCTCAGGAGAACTGTTTGGGGACCCCACCAGTCCTGGGAATTGTGGGTGATTCCTTCTCAACATTTTCTATCGCCACCTCTGATGTGATAGGTTTATTCAAATTGCCCATT GTGAGTTACTTTGCTACATGTTCCTGCCTCAGTGATAGGCGAAGGTTTCCATCCTTCTTCAGAACAATCCCAAGTGATGCTTTCCAG GTGCGTGCTATGATTCAGATTCTAAAACGCTTTGGCTGGACTTGGGCAGGTCTGCTGGTCAGTGATGATGACTACGGACGTTATGTTGCCCGATCCTTTCAATCTGACCTGGTTCAGTCTGGAGGAGGTTGTCTGGCCTACTTAGAGATATTGCCCTGGGGTGACAATCCTGCTGAACTAAAGAGGATTGTGGAAGTGATGAAGAAATCCACAGCTCGTGTGGTCATTGTGTTTGCACATCAGATCCACATGATTCAACTCATGGAAGag GTGGTGAGGCAGAATGTGACAGGCCTGCAGTGGATGGCCAGTGAAGCCTGGACAGCAGCTGCTGTGCTGCAGACCCCCCATCTCATGCCATACCTGGGTGGCACTCTGGGCATTGCCATCCGCCGCGGAGAAATACCAGGGTTAAGGGAGTTTCTGTTAGGAATACTGCCTGAACTACATGACAAAATTCATGGAAATAGCATG gTGAGGCAGTTTTGGGAATACACATTTCACTGTAGATTTGCACCACCTCCACTAGGTTGGGTGGAGGCTGGGGAAGAACTATGCACTGGACAGGAAGATCTAGAGAATGTGGAGACTGAGTTTTTGGATGTTTCTAATCTCAGGCCTGAGTACAATATTTACAAGGCTGTGTATGCCCTGGCGTATGCCATCGATGACATGCTGCGCTGTGTGCCAGGGAGAGGGCCTTTCAGCGGGCACAGCTGTGCTACTTTGCAAAGACTGGAGCCATGGCAG CTAATGTTTTACTTGGAAAAGGTTAACTTCACCACACCATTTGGTGATCAAGTGTCATTTGATGAGAATGGTGATGCCTTACCAATATATGATATTATGAACTGGCTGTGGCTCCCTGATGGAAGAACTAAAGTTCAGAGTGTGGGGATTGTTAAAAAGTCAGCCACCAAAGGTGAAGAACTCACACTTGATGAAAACAAAATCTTCTGGAACTTTGACTCCAAACAG TCACCACAGTCAGTGTGCAGTGAGAGCTGTCCGCCAGGTACCCGCATGGCCAGAAAAAAAGGGCAGCCTGTATGCTGTTTTGACTGTGTCCCTTGCTCTGATGGAAAGTTCAGCAATGCAACTG ACTCCATGGAGTGCAGCAGTTGTCCAGAGGACTTCTGGTCCAATGCCCAGCGTGACCACTGTGTCCCTAAGATAACAGAGTTCCTCTCCTATCAAGAGCCTCTGGGTATCTGCTTGACCACCGCCTCGTTGCTAGGCACATTTATCTGTGCTGTTGTCCTGGGCATCTTCATCTATCATCGCAGTACACCCATGGTACGCGCCAACAATTCAGAACTGAGTTTCCTGCTTTTGGTGTCACTTAAACTATGTTTCCTGTGTTCACTGCTGTTTATCGGCCGTCCCAGGCTGTGGACATGCCAACTGAGACATGCAGCATTTGGGATCAGCTTTGTACTTTGTGTGTCATGCATCCTGGTTAAAACCATGGTGGTTCTGGCGGTGTTCAAGGCCTCCCAGCCAGGAGGAGGAGCCAGTCTGAAGTGGTTTGGTGTTTTGCAGCAGAGAGGGACAGTTCTGGTTCTTACTTCTATTCAGGCAGCAATCTGCACTGCCTGGCTTGTCTCTTCCTCACCAGCTCCTCATAAAAACACTCAATACCACAATGATAAGatagtgtatgaatgtgtagtTGGGTCCACAGTGGGGTTTGCAGTGTTACTTGGTTACATTGGCTTACTGGCTATCCTTAGCTTCCTGTTAGCATTTCTGGCGAGGAATCTTCCAGACAACTTCAATGAGGCCAAGCTGATCACTTTCAGCATGTTGATCTTCTGTGCTGTTTGGGTTGCCTTTGTTCCTGCTTATGTCAACTCTCCAGGTAAATATGCAGATGCAGTGGAGGTATTTGCCATCCTGGCCTCCAGTTTTGGCCTCTTGGTGGCACTGTTTGGACCCAAATGTTACATAATCCTGTTGAGACCTGagatgaacacaaagaaagcaatcATGGGTCGAGGCACCACCAAGACATAA